From a single Nicotiana tomentosiformis chromosome 2, ASM39032v3, whole genome shotgun sequence genomic region:
- the LOC104091905 gene encoding transcription initiation factor IIB-2-like: MGDTYCSDCKRNTEVVFDHAAGDTVCSECGLVLESRSIDETSEWRTFADDSGDHDPNRVGGPVNPLLGDVGLSTVISKGPNGSNGDGSLARLQNRGGDPDRALVIAFKAIANMADRLSLVSTIKDRASEIYKRLEDQKCTRGRNLDPLVAACIYIACRQEGKPRTVKEICSMANGATKKEIGRAKEFIVKQLKVEMGESMEMGTIHAGDYLRRFCSNIGMNHEEIKAVQETVKKSEEFDIRRSPISIAAAIIYMLTQLTDSKKPLRDISIATTVAEGTIKNAYKDLYPHAAKIIPEWYLKDKDLKSLCSPKA, from the exons ATGGGTGACACGTACTGTTCAGACTGCAAACGGAACACGGAGGTGGTGTTTGACCACGCCGCCGGGGATACGGTTTGTTCGGAGTGTGGGCTTGTGCTGGAATCCCGGTCCATCGATGAGACTTCAGAGTGGCGTACGTTTGCTGATGATTCAGGTGATCATGACCCGAACCGTGTTGGAGGACCCGTTAACCCGTTGCTTGGTGATGTGGGTCTTTCTACTGTAATTTCTAAAGGGCCTAATGGGAGTAATGGGGATGGTTCTCTTGCTCGATTGCAGAATCGAGGTGGCGATCCTGATCGTGCCCTTGTTATAGCTTTTAAGGCTATTGCCAATATGGCTGATAG GTTGAGCCTTGTTTCTACCATAAAG GACCGAGCAAGTGAGATATACAAAAGGCTGGAAGACCAGAAGTGTACGAGAGGAAGGAATCTGGACCCTTTGGTGGCTGCTTGTATCTACATTGCTTGCCGGCAAGAAGGCAAACCGCGCACTGTAAAAG AAATATGCTCAATGGCCAATGGAGCTACAAAGAAGGAAATTGGCCGAGCAAAAGAATTCATTGTGAAACAATTGAAGGTTGAAATGGGAGAATCAATGGAGATGGGGACTATACACGCTGGAGACTATCTG AGACGTTTCTGTTCTAACATTGGTATGAACCATGAAGAGATTAAGGCTGTCCAAGAAACTGTCAAGAAGTCTGAAGAGTTTGATATAag AAGGAGTCCTATATCAATTGCTGCAGCAATAATATACATGCTAACACAGCTTACGGATTCAAAGAAACCCCTGCGAG ATATCTCAATTGCAACCACAGTTGCAGAAGGGACTATCAAGAATGCATACAAGGATCTCTATCCCCATGCTGCCAAAATAATACCTGAATGGTATCTCAAGGATAAGGACCTAAAGAGCCTGTGCAGTCCCAAGGCataa
- the LOC104091903 gene encoding zeatin O-glucosyltransferase-like: MASNFHFHNNNIQKSQKIVVVVVPFPAQGHLNQLLQLSCLIASYNIKIHYVSTKTHNLQAKLRVHGLDSFSNIHFHAFSTPTFISPSPNPNSSIKFPSHLQPSFESSTHLRKPVKKLLHTLSAKHKRVIIINDSLMGSVVQDFVSLGNAEAYTFHSVSAFTLFLFIWENMGRPFPIDAEILKDIPSLEGCFSPEFERFLKTEYEYMKFNSGKIYNTCRVIESPFLDLLSKEQLSGNKKQWALGPFNPVTLSGTKKGSNIRSDKCLLWLDKQEPNSVLYVSFGTTTSFSDEQIKEMAIGLEQSKQKFIWVLRDADKGDVFTKDLRQIELPKGFEERVKEKGILVRDWAPQLEILSHSSIGGFMSHCGWNSCMESISMGVPIIAWPMHSDQPRNTVLITKILKVGLVVKEWARRQELVTSNMVQKAVEILMASKEGDEMRNRVKDLSAAFRKSVAEGGVKSMELDSFISHITR, translated from the coding sequence ATGGCATCCAATTTCCATTTCCACAACAACAATATCCAAAAGAGTCAAAAAATTGTAGTAGTTGTAGTCCCTTTTCCAGCACAAGGCCATCTTAACCAGCTTCTTCAACTCTCTTGCCTCATAGCATCTTACAATATAAAAATCCATTATGTTAGCACAAAAACACATAATCTTCAAGCCAAACTTAGAGTTCATGGCTTGGACTCTTTTTCCAACATTCATTTCCATGCTTTTTCTACCCCTACTTTCATATCTCCCTCTCCAAATCCCAATTCTTCTATTAAATTCCCATCCCATCTTCAGCCTTCATTTGAATCATCCACTCACCTAAGAAAACCAGTCAAAAAACTTTTGCATACACTTTCAGCAAAACATAAAAGAGTCATTATAATAAATGACTCTTTAATGGGATCAGTGGTTCAAGATTTTGTGTCCTTAGGAAATGCAGAAGCTTACACTTTCCACAGTGTGTCAGCTTTTACTCTTTTCTTGTTTATATGGGAAAATATGGGCAGACCTTTCCCAATTGATGCAGAAATATTAAAAGACATTCCTTCACTTGAAGGTTGTTTTAGTCCTGAGTTTGAGAGATTCTTGAAAACAGAATATGAATACATGAAATTCAACTCTGGCAAAATTTATAACACATGCAGAGTTATAGAAAGTCCTTTTCTTGATTTGTTGTCTAAAGAACAGTTAAGTGGTAACAAAAAACAATGGGCTCTTGGACCATTTAATCCTGTAACATTAAGTGGGACCAAAAAAGGGTCCAATATTAGAAGCGACAAATGTTTGCTTTGGCTAGACAAACAAGAACCAAACTCAGTGTTATATGTGTCTTTTGGTACCACAACTTCATTTTCTGATGAACAAATCAAGGAAATGGCAATTGGATTAGAACAAAGCAAACAAAAGTTCATTTGGGTATTAAGAGATGCTGATAAAGGGGATGTGTTTACTAAAGATTTGAGACAAATTGAATTACCAAAAGGGTTTGAAGAGAGAGTTAAAGAAAAGGGAATTTTGGTAAGAGATTGGGCACCACAATTAGAGATTTTGTCACATTCTTCAATTGGTGGATTTATGAGTCATTGCGGATGGAATTCTTGCATGGAAAGTATTTCAATGGGAGTGCCAATAATTGCATGGCCAATGCATTCTGATCAACCTAGGAATACTGTACTTATTACAAAGATTCTTAAAGTTGGTCTTGTTGTTAAGGAATGGGCTCGTAGGCAAGAATTGGTAACATCAAATATGGTACAGAAAGCTGTGGAAATATTGATGGCATCAAAAGAAGGAGATGAGATGAGGAACAGAGTAAAAGATTTGAGTGCAGCATTTAGGAAATCAGTGGCTGAGGGTGGAGTTAAAAGCATGGAATTGGATTCTTTCATTTCTCACATAACAAGGTGA